A region from the Candidatus Gracilibacteria bacterium genome encodes:
- the pheT gene encoding phenylalanine--tRNA ligase subunit beta: MKISINWLREFVDIKTIRSEDFMKTSSLNTPEEVAQFIDIPNTQSTDDVGRLITLHTAEVEEVEDMEKAFDKMVIGKILSVKKHPNADKLVIAEVDIAQEKPISIVCGGQNLKPDMLVPVAPPGSKVRWHGEGDLVELGEVKIRGEKSFGMICAGEEIGLDTDNLPGATEVRIKDLSYLKVKPGTPLAVALQKNDVILTVDNKSLTHRPDLWGHYGFAREFSVILKKPLKPLTPLLKYKPGKPTTKLNVTIQDKEICPAFSGCILTNVEIKDSPDWLKNRLRSVGLKPINNIVDITNFVMVELGQPMHAYDRKKVKNDALIIRYAKKGETIETIDHETRTLFEKDPVVADSSSVLGVAGIMGGAGSEINESTTEIILEAANWNPIIVRKSSSAHGLRSEASQRFEKGLDPSLTELALQRAMALIQECSPSAKLITSLETIRTYKTLPQIKITIDPQIICNKIGTEISTPEIKRILTTLGFKVTVQGKKLNVIVPSHRATGDVGIAEDLVEEVARIHGYDKIPALLPELPIKLPIENQERFFKHEVRTIFAAFLGFTEVIGYSFYSEDDFKKCRLENMRHIRVKNALSQEQTHMRVSLIPGLLKTLAKNNHERKNLKLFEIGHTYKEIGEFMPLEEKWIAGTLTNEHSKEIFYDMKGALSAFLKKFRTPSPLLQKCAHPPLYAHPQKCIEISVEGEILGYGFVLHPAVAKAFDLDQPVGLFEINFTKLAAKGRELTRFKELPKFPTSPFDISLLIDRKKEIADVEHAIRKADPAGLVQSITLFDIYEGKNIPTDKKSLAFTIELRHNDHTLTDTEFHQSHEAIFKSIRAIGGEIRGE; encoded by the coding sequence ATGAAAATTTCTATCAATTGGTTGCGTGAATTCGTGGACATCAAGACCATACGTTCTGAGGACTTTATGAAGACCTCATCCTTAAACACCCCAGAAGAGGTAGCTCAATTTATAGACATTCCAAACACTCAAAGCACTGACGATGTCGGAAGACTCATCACTCTTCACACCGCAGAGGTCGAAGAGGTAGAAGATATGGAAAAAGCTTTTGATAAAATGGTGATTGGGAAAATTCTAAGCGTAAAAAAACACCCCAACGCAGATAAACTGGTCATTGCCGAAGTGGACATTGCTCAAGAAAAACCCATCTCCATTGTATGTGGCGGTCAAAATTTAAAACCTGATATGTTGGTTCCTGTTGCGCCTCCGGGCTCTAAGGTTCGTTGGCACGGCGAAGGCGACCTCGTTGAACTTGGAGAAGTTAAAATTCGTGGAGAAAAAAGTTTTGGAATGATTTGCGCCGGCGAAGAAATTGGCCTCGACACCGACAATCTCCCCGGTGCAACCGAAGTGCGCATCAAAGATTTATCGTATTTAAAAGTAAAACCTGGAACCCCCCTTGCCGTTGCGCTCCAAAAAAACGACGTCATTCTCACTGTGGACAACAAATCCCTCACTCATCGTCCCGACCTCTGGGGCCATTACGGCTTTGCCCGTGAATTCTCTGTGATCCTCAAAAAACCGCTCAAACCCCTCACGCCACTTCTTAAATACAAACCCGGAAAACCGACGACTAAACTCAATGTTACCATTCAAGACAAAGAAATCTGCCCCGCTTTCTCCGGTTGTATTTTAACGAATGTTGAAATCAAAGATTCTCCGGATTGGCTCAAAAATCGCCTACGCAGTGTGGGGCTCAAACCCATCAACAACATCGTGGACATCACCAATTTTGTGATGGTGGAATTGGGCCAACCCATGCATGCCTATGATCGAAAAAAAGTAAAAAATGACGCCCTCATTATTCGCTATGCCAAAAAAGGAGAAACGATCGAAACCATTGACCACGAAACGAGAACATTATTTGAAAAAGATCCTGTGGTGGCCGACAGTTCAAGTGTATTGGGCGTGGCCGGAATCATGGGCGGCGCAGGCTCCGAAATCAATGAATCCACCACTGAAATCATTCTCGAGGCCGCCAATTGGAACCCCATTATAGTTCGAAAAAGCTCCTCTGCTCACGGGTTGCGCAGTGAAGCGTCTCAACGTTTTGAAAAAGGCCTCGACCCCTCGCTCACCGAACTCGCACTTCAACGCGCCATGGCTTTGATTCAAGAATGTTCCCCCTCCGCAAAACTCATAACCTCTCTCGAAACGATTCGCACATACAAAACTCTCCCCCAAATCAAAATCACCATTGACCCACAAATAATTTGCAACAAAATCGGCACCGAAATTTCAACCCCGGAAATTAAACGCATCCTCACGACCCTCGGATTCAAAGTCACGGTTCAAGGAAAAAAACTCAACGTCATTGTCCCCTCCCATCGCGCCACCGGCGATGTGGGGATTGCAGAAGATTTAGTCGAAGAAGTGGCTCGCATTCACGGGTACGATAAAATCCCGGCCCTTCTTCCCGAACTTCCCATTAAGCTCCCAATCGAAAACCAAGAACGATTTTTTAAACATGAAGTTCGCACTATTTTCGCCGCCTTTTTAGGCTTCACTGAGGTCATTGGGTACTCTTTTTACAGCGAAGACGATTTCAAAAAATGCCGCCTCGAAAACATGCGCCATATTCGCGTCAAAAACGCACTTTCCCAAGAGCAAACCCATATGCGCGTAAGCCTCATTCCGGGTCTATTAAAAACATTGGCCAAAAACAATCACGAACGAAAAAACCTAAAATTATTTGAAATCGGACACACGTACAAAGAAATCGGAGAATTCATGCCTCTTGAAGAAAAATGGATCGCCGGAACACTTACGAACGAACATTCCAAAGAAATTTTCTACGACATGAAAGGCGCACTTTCCGCTTTTTTAAAAAAATTCCGCACCCCCTCCCCGCTTCTTCAAAAATGCGCTCATCCGCCCCTTTACGCACATCCTCAAAAATGCATCGAAATCTCTGTAGAAGGCGAAATCCTTGGTTATGGATTCGTCCTACACCCTGCCGTGGCCAAAGCCTTTGACCTCGATCAACCCGTGGGTTTATTTGAAATCAATTTCACTAAACTCGCAGCCAAAGGTCGAGAACTCACGCGTTTCAAAGAATTGCCCAAATTCCCTACCAGCCCCTTCGACATTTCCTTGCTCATTGATCGTAAAAAAGAAATCGCCGACGTCGAACACGCCATTCGAAAAGCCGACCCCGCGGGTCTCGTGCAATCCATCACGCTTTTTGACATTTACGAGGGAAAAAACATTCCCACTGACAAAAAATCCCTGGCCTTCACCATCGAACTCCGCCACAACGACCACACCCTCACCGATACCGAATTCCATCAATCCCACGAAGCGATTTTCAAGTCGATTCGCGCCATTGGCGGAGAAATTCGCGGAGAATAA
- a CDS encoding HU family DNA-binding protein has protein sequence MTKQDLINAASQEAGITKKAATMALEAMLETITGSLKKGQSVTITGFGTFRVSKRAARTGVNPRNTTQKIKIPSMKLPAFKAGKTLKDAIR, from the coding sequence ATGACGAAACAAGACCTCATCAATGCGGCCTCCCAAGAAGCTGGCATTACAAAGAAAGCTGCGACAATGGCTCTCGAAGCCATGCTCGAAACCATCACCGGATCCCTCAAAAAAGGGCAAAGTGTCACCATCACCGGTTTTGGAACCTTCCGTGTCAGCAAACGTGCTGCCCGAACAGGTGTCAATCCTCGAAACACCACGCAAAAAATCAAGATCCCTTCCATGAAACTCCCTGCTTTCAAAGCCGGAAAGACCTTGAAAGATGCGATTCGATAG
- a CDS encoding transglycosylase domain-containing protein, with protein sequence MLSRFRRLKLNLGKFWLKIRPHPLMPRRMRVWRWALIVAGSSVLVGFFLGILLIIVFSFNLPPVTSGEGFLQAESTIIYDRSENVLYAIQGDENRKIVALADMSPYLISATLSTEDDQFYYHYGFDVPCLGKAFLHELFGIGGRRGCSTITQQFVKNFFLTQEQTYTRKIQELILAVRVESHYSKDEILEMYLNEIFYGNNAYGIELAANRYFGVLAKDLTLTQSAILAAIPKAPTYYSPYGENSHSYLTLNFTAEQLAARNISSIQDLEDDEFMLGLIGSNITLVDGTTIYLPGRTDVVLNSMLEKGIITEEEKQTALEESWTLEFQSYLESIQAPHFVFYVKQLVEEKYGKEVLEQGGLRIYTTLDPNLQDIAEASVEKYKENNLESFDASNASLVAIQPQTGQILAMVGSADYRDPTINGEVNIATRYRQPGSSFKPFVYALAFLNGYAPATILYDVKTQFGTEAPKNYSGTFSGPVSIRYALGQSLNIPAIKTYFLAGQEDAIIPFVEKFGINLDKNIGYGWPLALGTGEVRLLDFTGAYSVFANSGIKKEITPILKIENRNGDILEQWKDTPGTEVLDPQAAYLINNILSDSSVHLGSRLSIAGQHVAAKTGTSTADNGYPTNTWTMGYTTNLVTGVWVGNADGTIMNYLADGYNCAAPIWNDFMTQALAEFSSEEFPKPQGITSLTITKSTGLLPAENTPEDMLSQDIFATFDVPTQIDNSFISYPIDKMTGLIATEFSPAWSVQEKAFQVHQTIIPEYTYWQAGIDAWVEANADLKQPPTEQDTLHTAETLANSPTIAITSPANYGSIDSGRTTIEVEVSTPNGMDYVEFYLNDQIQYTAVTAPYSGTIRLGTSVTPGKTYTLTAYVYDALGYRSNSTIEVQYGTTSTAETPTSTEDPAPPATPMERP encoded by the coding sequence ATGTTGTCTCGCTTTCGACGTCTCAAACTCAATCTTGGAAAATTTTGGCTCAAAATTCGCCCCCATCCACTGATGCCACGCCGCATGCGCGTGTGGCGCTGGGCCCTAATTGTTGCCGGGAGTAGCGTTCTTGTTGGGTTTTTCCTGGGAATTTTATTGATCATTGTTTTCAGCTTCAACCTCCCTCCGGTCACCAGTGGTGAAGGCTTTTTGCAAGCCGAATCCACCATCATTTATGATCGTTCCGAAAACGTGTTGTATGCCATTCAAGGCGATGAAAATCGAAAAATCGTAGCACTCGCAGACATGTCTCCTTACCTTATCAGTGCCACCCTCTCCACGGAAGATGACCAATTTTATTATCACTACGGATTCGACGTTCCTTGTTTGGGAAAGGCCTTTTTGCACGAACTTTTTGGAATTGGAGGCCGCCGCGGATGCTCCACCATCACACAACAATTTGTTAAGAATTTCTTCCTGACTCAAGAACAAACTTACACACGAAAAATTCAAGAACTCATTTTGGCGGTTCGAGTGGAATCCCATTATTCAAAAGATGAAATCTTAGAGATGTATCTCAACGAAATTTTTTACGGCAACAACGCGTACGGGATAGAATTGGCTGCGAATCGTTATTTTGGAGTTCTTGCGAAAGATCTAACTCTCACCCAAAGTGCGATCTTAGCCGCCATCCCAAAAGCCCCAACGTACTATTCCCCTTACGGCGAAAACAGTCATTCCTACCTCACCCTTAATTTCACCGCCGAACAACTCGCGGCCCGAAATATTTCTTCCATTCAAGACCTGGAAGACGACGAATTCATGCTCGGATTAATTGGCTCAAATATCACGCTGGTGGACGGAACAACCATTTATTTGCCGGGCAGAACCGATGTGGTTTTAAACTCCATGCTTGAAAAAGGCATTATCACAGAAGAAGAAAAACAAACCGCACTGGAAGAATCCTGGACTCTTGAATTCCAAAGTTATCTTGAAAGCATTCAAGCCCCTCATTTTGTTTTTTATGTTAAACAGCTTGTGGAAGAAAAATACGGAAAAGAAGTCCTTGAACAAGGAGGGCTCCGTATCTACACCACCCTTGACCCCAATCTCCAAGATATCGCCGAAGCCTCGGTCGAAAAATACAAAGAAAACAACCTTGAAAGCTTTGATGCAAGCAACGCCAGCTTGGTGGCCATTCAACCCCAAACCGGACAAATTTTGGCCATGGTGGGGTCCGCGGATTATCGAGATCCAACCATTAATGGAGAAGTCAACATCGCCACTCGATATCGTCAGCCCGGATCTTCGTTTAAACCCTTTGTTTATGCGTTGGCTTTTTTAAACGGATACGCGCCCGCCACAATCCTTTATGATGTAAAAACTCAATTCGGAACCGAGGCCCCTAAAAACTACAGTGGCACTTTTTCCGGCCCGGTTTCAATCCGTTATGCCCTGGGGCAATCGCTCAATATCCCGGCCATTAAAACTTATTTTTTAGCCGGACAAGAAGACGCGATCATCCCTTTTGTTGAAAAATTCGGAATCAATCTGGATAAAAATATCGGGTATGGCTGGCCTCTGGCGCTGGGCACCGGAGAAGTCCGTTTGCTTGATTTCACAGGAGCCTATTCGGTATTCGCAAACAGCGGAATTAAAAAGGAAATCACGCCTATTTTAAAAATTGAAAACCGCAACGGGGATATTTTGGAACAATGGAAAGACACTCCAGGAACCGAGGTCCTTGATCCGCAAGCCGCCTATCTTATTAATAATATTCTATCCGATTCAAGTGTTCACCTGGGTTCAAGACTCTCCATCGCAGGACAACATGTTGCCGCTAAAACCGGAACCAGTACCGCGGACAACGGCTACCCCACCAACACGTGGACCATGGGCTACACCACTAATTTAGTCACCGGAGTTTGGGTGGGCAACGCAGATGGAACCATTATGAATTACCTTGCCGACGGCTACAATTGCGCGGCTCCGATTTGGAACGATTTTATGACACAAGCGCTTGCTGAATTTTCTTCGGAAGAATTCCCAAAACCGCAAGGCATCACTTCTCTCACGATCACCAAATCCACCGGATTACTCCCTGCGGAAAACACGCCGGAAGACATGCTCTCTCAAGATATTTTTGCCACATTCGACGTTCCAACCCAAATCGACAACAGTTTCATTTCTTACCCAATCGATAAAATGACCGGACTCATTGCCACCGAATTTTCTCCGGCATGGTCTGTGCAAGAAAAAGCATTTCAAGTGCATCAAACCATTATTCCGGAATACACCTACTGGCAAGCCGGCATCGACGCTTGGGTGGAGGCAAATGCAGACCTCAAGCAACCCCCCACCGAACAAGACACCCTGCACACCGCAGAGACTTTGGCCAACAGCCCAACGATTGCAATCACCAGTCCCGCCAATTATGGGTCCATTGATTCCGGTCGCACCACAATAGAGGTGGAAGTAAGCACTCCCAATGGGATGGATTATGTTGAATTTTATTTAAACGACCAAATTCAATACACCGCGGTTACGGCCCCTTATTCCGGAACCATTCGCCTTGGAACGAGCGTAACCCCCGGAAAAACCTACACCCTTACCGCTTATGTGTATGATGCCTTGGGTTATCGAAGCAACAG
- a CDS encoding NGG1p interacting factor NIF3 has protein sequence MALTLKQIHDMAIAIGRKQDPRPAKEIEAVLSQHKEQYEKMNKKKKECFDKERLVNPYLDTRVLYGTPTTSIKSMMACIDVGPAELLLANTLREKGTAIDMVLSHHPEGRALADLAQVMRVQDTISEELGISPNIAEKLMNKRMGVIDRAVHPINHYQAVDTARLLGIPFMCCHTPADNCVHDFLVNFINKNQKKWRTIEDFMNALLEIPEFFEGEKMGAGPKIFLGSKDSKLGKIAVTGMTGGTSGSEDIYEHYSHAGVGTLVQMHISEKHRENAEKHHLNIVITGHIPSDSLGLNLLLDPIEKKGVKIIPASGFIRVKR, from the coding sequence ATGGCACTGACGTTGAAGCAAATTCATGACATGGCGATCGCAATCGGGCGAAAACAGGATCCGCGCCCCGCCAAAGAAATCGAAGCGGTTTTATCTCAACATAAAGAGCAATATGAAAAAATGAACAAGAAGAAAAAAGAATGTTTTGATAAAGAGCGATTGGTGAATCCGTATTTGGATACGCGTGTTTTGTATGGCACACCCACTACTTCCATTAAATCGATGATGGCGTGTATTGATGTGGGTCCGGCAGAGCTTTTATTGGCAAATACGTTGCGTGAAAAAGGGACTGCGATTGATATGGTGTTGAGTCATCATCCTGAAGGGCGCGCGTTGGCGGACTTGGCGCAAGTGATGCGAGTCCAAGATACGATTTCCGAGGAATTGGGAATTTCTCCCAATATTGCGGAAAAACTCATGAATAAACGGATGGGCGTGATTGATCGTGCGGTGCATCCCATCAATCATTATCAAGCCGTAGATACGGCTCGATTGCTTGGGATTCCATTTATGTGTTGTCATACGCCGGCGGACAATTGCGTGCATGATTTTTTGGTGAATTTTATCAATAAAAATCAGAAAAAATGGCGTACCATTGAGGATTTTATGAATGCGCTTTTGGAAATTCCCGAGTTTTTTGAAGGAGAAAAAATGGGGGCGGGGCCTAAGATTTTCTTGGGTTCAAAAGATTCCAAGTTGGGCAAAATCGCGGTGACGGGAATGACGGGCGGGACGTCGGGGAGTGAGGATATTTATGAACATTACAGTCATGCCGGGGTTGGGACATTGGTGCAAATGCATATTTCCGAGAAGCATCGTGAAAATGCGGAAAAACATCATCTTAATATTGTGATCACGGGTCATATCCCGAGCGACAGCTTGGGGTTGAATTTATTGTTGGATCCCATTGAAAAGAAGGGGGTGAAAATCATCCCGGCGAGTGGATTTATAAGGGTGAAACGATAA